Proteins found in one Apostichopus japonicus isolate 1M-3 chromosome 16, ASM3797524v1, whole genome shotgun sequence genomic segment:
- the LOC139982727 gene encoding uncharacterized protein isoform X3 — MAVQLYSGMGGGMIGGPFAGDGYGYGYGYHYPSQYAAPIVAPAAPVAHYGHYGGNGLWPGCYGGNDLLLWMCCCVIFIIVTLIIIVGIILIILWAADVI, encoded by the exons ATGGCTGTTCAAC TTTATTCAGGTATGGGCGGCGGTATGATCGGAGGCCCTTTCGCCGGTGACGGTTACGGCTATGGCTATGGGTATCATTACCCTTCTCAATACGCTGCACCCATCGTAGCACCTGCTGCCCCGGTG gcACACTATGGACATTACGGCGGGAATGGTTTATGGCCTGGCTGCTATGGAGGGAATGATCTGTTGCTTTGGATGTGTTGTTGTGTTATTTTTATCATAGTTACTTTGATTATCATCGTTGGAATCATTCTAATCATCTTGTGGGCAGCAGACGTCATTTAA